In Candidatus Desulforudis audaxviator MP104C, a genomic segment contains:
- the coaBC gene encoding bifunctional phosphopantothenoylcysteine decarboxylase/phosphopantothenate--cysteine ligase CoaBC, giving the protein MLAGKKVILGITGSIAAYKAADIAGRLVRHGAQVHVVMTRAAREFISPLTLEALTGRPVHTDMFDARGGVLTHLELARAGNLLAIAPATANIIGKAASGLADDLLSTLILAFRGPVLFCPAMNPAMFDNPIVQKNIRALEAAGYSFCGPESGRMACGDEGRGRLAEPELIMERITGLLRGKNDFAGLRVLVTAGPTREPLDPVRYLTNRSSGRMGYAVARAARDRGAAVVLVSGPSSLPVPGGVGLVPVTTAAEMAAAVKEHFPESDVLVMAAAVADYRPAAVSPDKLKKRDGVLMLTLVPNEDILTDIASRARKPGQVVVGFAAETGDPRPAALEKARRKGVDLMVGNDVAQPGAGFDVPTNTVVFAYPDGRSEQLPEMDKYEVAWHLLDRVLTLRGGRGSCLNGPTPR; this is encoded by the coding sequence TTGCTGGCCGGGAAAAAGGTGATCCTGGGGATCACGGGAAGTATCGCCGCCTATAAGGCGGCAGACATCGCGGGCCGACTGGTCAGACACGGGGCTCAAGTGCACGTGGTAATGACCCGGGCGGCCCGCGAATTCATCTCGCCCTTGACGCTGGAGGCCCTTACGGGCCGCCCGGTGCACACCGACATGTTCGACGCGCGGGGCGGGGTGCTGACCCACCTGGAACTCGCGCGTGCGGGAAACCTCCTGGCGATCGCGCCGGCGACGGCAAACATTATCGGGAAAGCTGCTTCCGGACTGGCCGATGACCTCTTAAGCACGTTGATCCTGGCCTTTCGCGGTCCGGTGCTGTTTTGTCCGGCAATGAACCCGGCCATGTTTGACAACCCGATTGTCCAGAAGAATATCAGAGCCCTTGAAGCGGCGGGCTACAGTTTCTGCGGGCCGGAGAGCGGCCGGATGGCCTGCGGCGACGAGGGCCGGGGGCGCCTGGCCGAACCTGAATTGATCATGGAGCGAATTACCGGGCTCCTGCGCGGAAAGAACGACTTTGCGGGTTTACGCGTGCTGGTTACGGCCGGACCGACCCGTGAACCCTTGGACCCGGTGCGCTATCTAACCAACCGGAGTTCGGGCCGGATGGGTTATGCCGTGGCCCGCGCGGCACGGGACCGTGGCGCCGCGGTGGTGCTGGTCAGCGGCCCAAGCAGTCTCCCGGTTCCGGGCGGTGTGGGCCTGGTGCCGGTTACCACGGCTGCGGAGATGGCGGCGGCGGTGAAAGAACACTTCCCCGAAAGCGATGTTCTGGTGATGGCGGCGGCGGTTGCCGATTACCGACCAGCCGCGGTTTCTCCGGACAAGCTCAAGAAGCGGGATGGGGTCCTGATGTTGACCCTGGTGCCGAACGAGGACATTCTGACTGACATTGCTTCCCGGGCCAGAAAGCCGGGGCAGGTGGTGGTCGGATTTGCGGCCGAAACGGGCGATCCCCGGCCGGCGGCCCTGGAAAAGGCACGCCGGAAAGGTGTCGACCTGATGGTCGGGAATGATGTGGCCCAGCCGGGGGCAGGGTTCGACGTGCCGACCAATACGGTGGTCTTCGCATATCCAGACGGCCGGTCGGAACAACTGCCGGAGATGGACAAGTACGAGGTGGCCTGGCACCTGCTGGACCGGGTACTGACACTCAGGGGGGGGCGGGGGTCATGCCTGAACGGGCCTACGCCGAGATAG
- the rpoZ gene encoding DNA-directed RNA polymerase subunit omega: MLNEPSLDELIKKADSRYTLVVVAAKRARVLTEQNRQGVLVPTTKPVTQALEEIANNKVRFKVLKQGPK, encoded by the coding sequence TTGCTGAACGAACCTTCGCTGGACGAACTGATCAAGAAGGCGGACAGCCGCTACACGCTGGTAGTGGTTGCGGCGAAACGAGCCCGCGTCCTAACCGAACAGAACCGGCAGGGGGTGCTCGTTCCCACCACCAAGCCTGTTACCCAGGCTTTGGAGGAGATCGCAAATAATAAAGTGCGTTTCAAGGTGCTCAAGCAGGGGCCCAAGTAA
- the gmk gene encoding guanylate kinase has product MRGLLVVVSGPSGVGKGTICEVLCRRNDRISLSISATTRSPRAGEVDQVHYYFTTPERFREMIARGELLEWAEVYGDYYGTPRAPVARMLESGRDVILEIDVQGALQVKERTPGAVLIFVWPPSPAELERRLRGRAKDSEEQIARRLEWARTELQAVPKYDYVVVNDQVEDAVCKVEAIMVAEKCRPVYFAGLGVVT; this is encoded by the coding sequence GTGCGGGGACTCCTGGTCGTTGTTTCCGGCCCCTCAGGGGTTGGCAAGGGTACCATCTGTGAGGTGCTTTGCCGCCGGAATGACCGGATCAGCCTTTCCATTTCGGCTACGACCCGGTCACCGCGGGCCGGCGAAGTCGATCAGGTGCACTATTACTTTACGACCCCAGAGCGTTTCCGGGAGATGATCGCCCGGGGCGAACTCCTGGAGTGGGCCGAGGTATACGGGGACTATTACGGCACACCGCGCGCGCCGGTGGCCCGGATGCTTGAGTCGGGCCGCGACGTGATCCTGGAAATCGACGTCCAAGGGGCCTTGCAGGTGAAGGAAAGAACACCCGGGGCGGTTTTAATCTTTGTCTGGCCGCCGTCCCCGGCGGAACTCGAGCGCCGGCTGCGCGGACGGGCGAAGGATTCCGAGGAACAGATTGCCAGGCGGCTGGAGTGGGCCCGGACCGAACTGCAGGCGGTTCCCAAGTACGACTATGTGGTTGTGAACGACCAAGTTGAGGACGCGGTGTGCAAAGTCGAGGCGATTATGGTCGCCGAAAAGTGCCGGCCCGTGTATTTTGCGGGCCTAGGGGTCGTTACTTAG
- the remA gene encoding extracellular matrix/biofilm regulator RemA: MEIRLINIGFGNIVSANRIVAIVSPESAPIKRMITEARDRGMLIDATYGRRTRAVIITDSDHVILSAVQPETVAHRLVSKMEQAHHHHHGDNGKD, encoded by the coding sequence TTGGAAATCAGACTGATCAACATCGGGTTCGGCAACATCGTGTCCGCCAACCGCATCGTGGCCATCGTGAGCCCGGAATCCGCGCCGATCAAGCGCATGATCACGGAGGCCAGAGACCGGGGAATGCTGATCGACGCCACGTACGGCCGGAGAACGCGTGCGGTGATCATCACCGACAGTGATCACGTAATCCTCTCCGCGGTCCAACCCGAAACGGTGGCCCACAGGCTGGTAAGCAAGATGGAACAAGCCCACCATCACCATCACGGTGACAACGGCAAGGATTAG
- a CDS encoding YicC/YloC family endoribonuclease, which yields MLRSMTGFGRGEAQYLERRFTVEIKAVNHRYREVVLRLPRYMAVLEDRVRKCVQEYVNRGRVDVYCLVEEGEKQGHTVKVDKTLAVAYYKAMNEIKDHLGLSDEIKMEHVLSQPGVFMVDESGGDPEEWWPAIERALHEACRGLVAMREIEGAALRADLAERVTRLATLVEAISVRVPGMVQNYQVRLHRRIEELTREPIVDPARLAQEVAFFAERVDVSEELVRLLSHLAQLRGMLEANEAVGRKLDFLIQEIIREVNTVGSKAQDEFIAGLVVDFKSELEKARELVQNIE from the coding sequence TTGCTGCGCAGTATGACCGGATTCGGGCGCGGTGAGGCCCAATACCTGGAAAGACGTTTTACGGTAGAGATCAAGGCTGTAAATCACCGTTACCGGGAGGTGGTCTTGAGGCTGCCCCGGTACATGGCCGTTCTGGAGGACCGGGTTCGAAAGTGCGTGCAGGAATACGTAAACAGGGGTCGGGTCGATGTCTACTGCTTGGTGGAAGAGGGTGAGAAACAGGGCCATACGGTAAAAGTTGACAAGACACTGGCTGTGGCATATTATAAGGCAATGAACGAAATTAAGGACCATCTTGGTTTATCTGACGAGATCAAGATGGAGCATGTTCTTTCCCAACCAGGGGTTTTTATGGTGGACGAGTCCGGCGGAGACCCGGAGGAGTGGTGGCCCGCGATCGAGAGGGCCCTGCACGAGGCCTGCCGGGGGTTGGTCGCCATGCGGGAGATTGAGGGCGCAGCTTTACGGGCCGACTTGGCGGAAAGGGTGACCCGGTTGGCCACCCTGGTTGAGGCCATCTCTGTTCGCGTTCCCGGTATGGTTCAGAATTATCAGGTGCGGTTGCACCGGCGGATCGAAGAGTTGACGAGGGAACCAATAGTTGACCCGGCACGTCTGGCCCAGGAAGTGGCCTTCTTCGCCGAGCGGGTGGATGTTTCCGAGGAACTGGTGCGTCTTTTGAGCCATCTGGCCCAACTGCGGGGCATGCTGGAAGCCAATGAGGCGGTGGGACGCAAGCTGGATTTTCTGATACAGGAGATAATCCGGGAGGTTAACACCGTCGGTTCCAAGGCACAGGACGAGTTTATCGCGGGCCTAGTCGTGGATTTCAAGAGTGAACTGGAAAAGGCGCGCGAGCTGGTTCAAAATATTGAGTAG
- a CDS encoding pyridoxal phosphate-dependent aminotransferase — MELAERARRINPSPTLTIDARAKEMRAAGMNVLNFGAGEPDFDTPEHIREAARQAIEQGMTRYTAVAGMPALKQVIQEKLKRENGLDYEPDQIVVSAGAKHSLYNAFQVLCQAGDEVILPSPYWVSYLEQIRLTDAEVRLVTTRAENGFKLTPGELAAALSPKSKVLVLNSPSNPTGAVYSRAELEALVPVILEAGLTVISDEIYEKLVYDDNEHVSIAALGPEIKERTVLINGVSKAYAMTGWRLGYAAMPQAVARGMTRLQGHSTSNACSISQAAAIAALSGTQEPTARMVAEFAVRRTYMLERLAAIPGVSCFRPGGAFYLFPDVRAFWGAAYRGRPVTNATELAALLLDEVQVAVVPGIGFGDDNYIRLSYATDMETIREGMDRLAGLLGALK; from the coding sequence ATGGAACTGGCGGAACGGGCCCGGCGAATAAACCCGTCGCCGACTCTGACAATCGACGCCCGGGCCAAGGAAATGCGGGCGGCGGGTATGAACGTGCTCAACTTCGGTGCCGGCGAGCCGGACTTCGACACCCCGGAGCACATCCGGGAGGCCGCGCGGCAGGCGATTGAGCAGGGGATGACCAGGTACACGGCGGTGGCCGGGATGCCGGCCCTGAAACAGGTTATCCAGGAGAAGTTGAAACGGGAGAACGGGCTCGACTACGAACCGGACCAGATCGTGGTTTCCGCGGGGGCCAAACACTCCCTCTACAATGCCTTTCAGGTTTTGTGCCAGGCGGGGGACGAGGTGATCCTGCCGTCCCCGTATTGGGTGAGCTACCTGGAGCAGATCCGGCTGACGGATGCAGAGGTTCGCCTGGTGACCACCCGTGCCGAGAACGGTTTCAAGCTCACCCCTGGGGAACTGGCTGCCGCGCTCAGTCCAAAGAGCAAAGTGCTGGTCTTGAACAGCCCGTCCAATCCCACCGGGGCGGTCTATAGCCGGGCCGAACTGGAGGCCCTGGTCCCGGTGATCCTGGAGGCCGGCCTGACCGTCATTTCGGACGAGATTTACGAAAAGCTGGTGTACGACGATAACGAGCACGTCAGCATCGCCGCCCTGGGTCCTGAAATTAAGGAACGGACCGTGCTCATCAACGGGGTGTCCAAGGCCTATGCCATGACCGGCTGGCGCCTGGGCTACGCGGCGATGCCGCAGGCGGTGGCCCGGGGGATGACCAGGCTTCAGGGGCACAGCACGTCAAACGCGTGTTCGATCTCCCAGGCCGCGGCGATCGCCGCGCTAAGCGGGACCCAGGAACCAACCGCCCGCATGGTGGCCGAATTCGCCGTCCGCCGGACCTACATGCTGGAAAGGCTCGCGGCTATACCCGGGGTGTCCTGTTTTCGCCCGGGCGGTGCCTTTTACCTGTTTCCGGACGTACGAGCGTTTTGGGGCGCGGCGTACCGCGGGCGGCCGGTGACAAACGCCACCGAGTTGGCCGCTCTGCTCCTGGATGAAGTGCAGGTGGCCGTGGTACCGGGAATCGGCTTCGGAGACGATAACTACATCCGGCTTTCTTACGCCACGGACATGGAGACGATCCGTGAAGGCATGGACCGGCTGGCCGGGTTGTTGGGGGCTCTCAAATAG
- a CDS encoding LL-diaminopimelate aminotransferase: MSFVEAKRIRNLPPYLFARIEQLIADKKAQGVDVISLGIGDPDVPTPDHIIEAAEKELKIPANHQYPSSAGMPAYRRAVADWYARRFGVELDPQREVVSLIGSKEGIAHLPWCFVDPGDVVLVPDPGYPVYAGGTILAGGIPHPVPLTAGNGFLPDLAAIPAETARRAKVMFINYPNNPTGAVASKEFFARVVDFAREYGILVCHDAAYSEIAFDGYRPPSFLEVAGAREVGIEFHSVSKTYNMTGWRAGWAAGNAGAVEALGRLKSNLDSGVFQVVQYAAIAALNGPQDGVQSLCEMYRERRDLVVDTLNDLGWRLTRPRATFYIWAPVPAGHDASSFAEMVLEKAGVVITPGTGYGTYGEGYFRISLTLPTPRLVEAMERLRGCLGRVTF; the protein is encoded by the coding sequence GTGTCTTTTGTGGAGGCCAAGCGGATCCGGAATCTGCCGCCCTACCTTTTCGCCCGGATCGAACAGTTGATCGCCGACAAAAAGGCCCAGGGAGTGGATGTGATCAGCCTCGGAATCGGTGACCCCGACGTGCCGACTCCGGACCACATTATCGAGGCGGCGGAGAAAGAACTGAAAATCCCGGCAAACCACCAGTACCCGAGTTCAGCCGGCATGCCCGCCTACCGGCGGGCGGTGGCGGACTGGTACGCGCGCCGTTTCGGGGTCGAACTCGATCCCCAGCGGGAGGTGGTCTCCCTGATCGGCTCGAAAGAGGGAATCGCACACTTGCCCTGGTGCTTCGTGGACCCCGGGGATGTCGTGCTGGTGCCCGATCCGGGTTACCCGGTCTACGCCGGTGGTACCATCCTGGCCGGCGGGATACCCCACCCGGTGCCGCTGACCGCCGGGAACGGTTTCCTGCCCGACTTGGCGGCGATTCCCGCGGAAACCGCGCGCCGGGCCAAAGTGATGTTCATCAACTACCCGAACAACCCCACCGGGGCGGTCGCCTCGAAGGAGTTTTTCGCCCGGGTGGTGGACTTCGCCCGGGAATACGGCATCCTGGTGTGCCACGACGCCGCCTACTCGGAGATCGCCTTCGACGGGTACCGGCCGCCCAGTTTCCTGGAAGTCGCGGGGGCCCGGGAAGTGGGGATTGAGTTCCACTCGGTTTCCAAGACCTACAACATGACCGGCTGGCGGGCCGGGTGGGCGGCCGGGAACGCCGGTGCCGTGGAGGCCCTCGGCCGGCTGAAGTCCAACCTGGACTCCGGGGTCTTCCAGGTGGTGCAGTACGCGGCCATCGCCGCGCTGAACGGGCCGCAGGACGGAGTGCAGTCCCTCTGCGAAATGTACCGGGAGCGGCGTGACCTGGTGGTGGACACGTTAAACGACCTGGGTTGGCGATTGACGAGGCCCCGGGCGACCTTTTACATTTGGGCGCCGGTACCGGCCGGGCACGACGCGTCGTCGTTCGCCGAAATGGTCCTGGAAAAAGCGGGAGTGGTTATCACCCCCGGCACCGGCTACGGTACGTACGGAGAAGGCTACTTCCGGATTTCTCTGACGCTCCCGACTCCCCGGCTGGTGGAGGCGATGGAGCGGCTGCGCGGGTGCCTGGGCCGGGTTACCTTTTAG
- the dapF gene encoding diaminopimelate epimerase, which translates to MEFTKMHGLGNDFVIVNGFGQSLPDDPGALARRVCDRRLGVGADGLVLLLPSAAADLRMRVFNPDGSEPEMCGNAIRCVALYARRRGLVAKTQLEVETLAGLIRPEILLDGDRETVRVDMGRPRLERAEIPMRGPAGPVVGEVLDAGERSFMVTAVSMGNPHCVVFGADLDDAGFRKYGPLLEVHPAFPARTNVEFVEVLSPGEVAVRVWERGVGPTPACGTGACAVAVAGVLTGRTARRVHVRLPGGVLLIEWPDDAGPVYMSGPAEEVFDGKWVRA; encoded by the coding sequence GTGGAATTTACGAAAATGCACGGTCTGGGCAATGACTTCGTGATTGTGAACGGGTTCGGCCAGTCCCTTCCGGATGACCCGGGGGCTCTGGCCCGGCGGGTTTGCGACCGGCGGCTCGGGGTGGGCGCGGACGGGCTGGTGCTGCTTCTGCCCTCGGCGGCGGCGGACCTGCGGATGCGGGTCTTCAACCCGGACGGCAGTGAGCCCGAGATGTGCGGCAACGCCATCCGGTGCGTGGCCCTTTACGCCCGCCGGCGCGGTCTAGTTGCCAAAACGCAGCTCGAGGTGGAGACCCTGGCCGGGCTGATCCGGCCGGAAATCCTGCTCGACGGCGACCGGGAAACGGTGCGGGTGGACATGGGCCGGCCGCGGCTGGAGCGGGCCGAGATTCCCATGCGGGGCCCCGCGGGGCCGGTGGTCGGTGAGGTGCTGGACGCCGGGGAGCGGTCGTTTATGGTGACGGCCGTTTCCATGGGCAACCCGCACTGCGTGGTGTTCGGTGCGGACCTGGACGACGCCGGGTTTCGAAAATACGGTCCGCTTTTGGAGGTCCACCCGGCATTTCCGGCCCGGACCAACGTAGAGTTTGTAGAGGTCTTGAGTCCCGGGGAAGTGGCGGTACGGGTCTGGGAGCGGGGGGTCGGGCCGACGCCGGCCTGCGGCACCGGAGCCTGTGCGGTGGCCGTGGCTGGGGTATTGACCGGCCGGACCGCCCGGAGGGTGCACGTGCGGCTGCCCGGGGGCGTACTGCTGATTGAATGGCCGGACGACGCGGGGCCGGTGTACATGTCCGGTCCGGCCGAGGAAGTGTTCGACGGAAAGTGGGTCAGAGCTTAG
- a CDS encoding M20/M25/M40 family metallo-hydrolase — translation MVNRERCLETFLELVRIDSPSYREREVADYLRNVLEGLGCRVFEDRAAEQVNGQAGNLYVFRAGTREGPTILFCAHMDTVEPGCRVKPQVRNGTVYSDGKTILAADDKAGIAALLEVVRVLGERGLPALPLELLFTVAEEQGLVGAKCLDAGLVTAEFGYVLDSDGPPGKIVIEAPSQDRITAVVRGRAAHAGIDPEGGINAIQAAARGIASMRLGRIDPETTANIGVIRGGHATNIVPEVVNIEGETRSLDDEKRAALTAEICRLLTEGAESVGGRAEIEVELVYPSFRLRPEDPVVQIARRAASRLGLEPRLEQTGGGSDANILNELGVPTVNLSCGMQKVHTTEEFIVIEDLIKSAELVLEIITT, via the coding sequence GTGGTTAACCGGGAACGCTGCCTGGAAACCTTCCTGGAGTTGGTGCGGATCGACAGCCCTTCGTATCGGGAACGGGAAGTGGCCGACTATCTCCGGAACGTGTTGGAAGGGCTGGGCTGCCGCGTGTTTGAGGACCGGGCCGCCGAGCAGGTCAACGGTCAGGCGGGCAACCTGTACGTCTTTCGGGCGGGCACCCGGGAGGGTCCCACCATCCTGTTTTGCGCCCACATGGACACGGTGGAACCGGGCTGCCGGGTCAAACCGCAGGTGAGAAACGGCACGGTGTACAGCGACGGCAAGACCATCCTCGCCGCCGACGACAAGGCCGGGATCGCGGCCCTATTGGAGGTCGTGCGGGTGCTCGGGGAACGCGGACTGCCCGCGCTGCCCCTGGAACTTTTGTTTACGGTCGCCGAGGAACAGGGGCTCGTCGGCGCCAAGTGCCTGGATGCGGGGCTCGTGACTGCCGAATTCGGGTACGTGCTGGACAGTGACGGACCGCCGGGGAAGATTGTGATCGAGGCCCCGTCCCAGGATCGGATCACGGCCGTCGTCCGGGGCCGGGCGGCCCACGCCGGCATCGACCCGGAAGGTGGAATCAACGCCATTCAAGCTGCCGCCCGGGGCATCGCGTCCATGAGGCTCGGGCGGATCGACCCCGAGACCACGGCCAACATCGGGGTGATCAGGGGCGGGCACGCCACAAACATCGTTCCGGAAGTGGTAAATATCGAGGGGGAAACCCGCAGCCTGGACGACGAAAAGCGGGCCGCCCTGACCGCTGAAATCTGCCGCCTGCTTACTGAAGGGGCGGAGAGCGTGGGGGGGCGGGCGGAAATAGAAGTGGAACTGGTGTACCCGTCATTCCGGCTGCGCCCGGAAGACCCGGTGGTGCAGATCGCCCGGCGGGCCGCGTCCCGGTTGGGACTGGAACCCCGCCTGGAACAGACCGGCGGCGGGAGCGACGCCAATATTCTGAACGAGTTGGGCGTGCCGACGGTGAACCTTTCCTGCGGCATGCAGAAGGTGCACACCACAGAAGAGTTTATCGTGATTGAGGACCTGATCAAAAGCGCGGAACTGGTGCTGGAGATTATCACCACATAG
- a CDS encoding 2-oxoacid:acceptor oxidoreductase family protein, with amino-acid sequence MLAEVLIAGFGGQGILSTGQLLACAGMREGLHVAWIPSYGPEMRGGTANCGVTLSDTEISSPLVTEPNVLIAMNGPSLEKYGPAVVPGGVILYNSSLIKNYRPWPGILVLGVDANRVAEEIGDVRVAANVVLGAYIGLSGVISVAAAVAALKEVLPAHRHKLIPANQRALEQGAALGAAFKGVPAEERLASG; translated from the coding sequence GTGCTTGCGGAAGTCCTGATTGCCGGTTTCGGGGGCCAGGGTATCTTGTCCACGGGCCAACTCCTGGCCTGCGCCGGGATGCGGGAAGGTCTGCACGTGGCCTGGATTCCCTCGTACGGCCCGGAAATGCGGGGCGGCACGGCCAACTGCGGGGTCACCCTTTCCGATACCGAGATCAGCTCCCCCCTGGTGACGGAGCCAAACGTCCTGATTGCGATGAACGGCCCGTCCCTTGAGAAGTACGGCCCCGCGGTGGTGCCGGGGGGCGTTATCTTGTACAACAGTTCGCTGATCAAAAACTACCGCCCGTGGCCCGGGATCCTGGTGCTGGGCGTGGACGCCAACCGGGTGGCCGAGGAGATCGGGGACGTCCGGGTGGCGGCCAACGTGGTTCTGGGGGCCTATATCGGCCTGTCGGGGGTGATCAGCGTAGCCGCGGCGGTGGCGGCGCTGAAAGAAGTCCTGCCCGCGCACCGGCACAAACTGATTCCGGCCAACCAAAGGGCGCTGGAGCAGGGGGCGGCCCTGGGGGCGGCTTTCAAGGGTGTGCCGGCCGAGGAGAGACTGGCCAGTGGTTAA
- a CDS encoding thiamine pyrophosphate-dependent enzyme: MKKIFERPQALTDKPLHYCPGCTHGIIHRLVAQAIDQLGVRTRTIGVCPVGCAVFAYEYFNCDMVQAAHGRAAAVATGVKRVHPDRVVFTYQGDGDLAAIGMAETIHAAARGEKFTTIFVNNAIYGMTGGQMAPTTLVGQKTTTTPFGRDVENTGMPIKVSELLSTIDRAVYIARVSVHNPRHVIQAGRAIRKAFEFQLRGLGFTMVEVLSTCPTNWGLSPLEALTWLEEHMLPVYPLGEFRKPAEEEAV, encoded by the coding sequence ATAAAGAAGATCTTCGAGCGGCCGCAGGCACTAACGGATAAACCCCTGCACTACTGTCCGGGGTGCACGCACGGGATCATCCACCGGTTGGTGGCCCAGGCCATCGACCAGTTGGGCGTGCGGACTCGAACCATCGGCGTCTGCCCCGTGGGTTGCGCCGTGTTCGCGTACGAATACTTCAACTGCGACATGGTCCAGGCGGCCCACGGCCGCGCCGCGGCGGTGGCCACCGGCGTCAAGCGGGTGCACCCCGACCGGGTGGTGTTCACCTACCAGGGGGACGGTGACCTGGCGGCCATTGGAATGGCCGAGACCATCCACGCGGCCGCCCGCGGCGAAAAGTTCACCACTATTTTTGTAAACAACGCCATTTACGGGATGACCGGAGGGCAGATGGCGCCGACCACCCTGGTAGGGCAGAAAACCACTACCACCCCGTTCGGGCGGGACGTGGAAAACACCGGCATGCCGATCAAGGTTTCAGAGCTGCTGAGCACGATTGACCGGGCAGTGTACATCGCCCGGGTATCGGTACACAACCCGCGGCACGTTATCCAGGCCGGGCGGGCCATCCGAAAAGCCTTTGAATTCCAGCTCAGAGGTCTGGGATTCACCATGGTTGAGGTGCTGTCGACCTGCCCAACCAACTGGGGCTTGAGTCCCCTGGAAGCCCTGACCTGGTTGGAGGAACATATGCTCCCGGTTTACCCGCTGGGCGAGTTTCGGAAACCGGCGGAAGAGGAGGCGGTTTAA
- a CDS encoding 3-methyl-2-oxobutanoate dehydrogenase subunit VorB: MLMRGNEAFAEGVLRAGCRYTFAYPITPQSEIVHFLARRLPEAGGVFLQVESEVAAVNMVFGAAAAGARAMTSSSSPGISLMQEGISYLVGARLPCVIINVMRGGPGLGNIAPSQGDYLQAVKGGGHGDYRLIVLAPSSVPEIIELMELAFELADTYRNPVLVLGDGVLGQMMEPVAVHEEKPVILPEKPWAVTGQGDRPERNIISSLHIVPEDNERFNRELERVQKEIRRREQRAEEYRLDDADLILVAFGTVARVAKAVVDRARAEGLRVGLIRPVTLWPFPDDAVSRAAARVDGFLVVEMNLGQMVEDVRLAVNGRKPVHFYGRPGGTVPTVREVWNEVKRIKEVTGDKEDLRAAAGTNG; encoded by the coding sequence ATGCTCATGAGGGGGAACGAAGCTTTCGCCGAGGGTGTGCTCCGGGCGGGCTGCCGTTATACCTTTGCGTACCCGATCACCCCGCAGTCAGAAATTGTACATTTCCTGGCCCGGCGCCTGCCCGAGGCCGGCGGGGTCTTCCTGCAGGTTGAGAGCGAGGTGGCGGCGGTTAACATGGTTTTCGGGGCGGCAGCGGCGGGGGCGCGGGCGATGACTTCTTCGTCCAGCCCCGGCATCAGCCTGATGCAGGAGGGTATCTCATATCTCGTGGGCGCCCGCCTGCCGTGCGTGATCATCAACGTGATGCGGGGCGGCCCAGGACTGGGGAATATCGCCCCTTCCCAGGGGGACTACCTGCAGGCGGTCAAGGGCGGTGGTCACGGTGATTACCGCCTGATCGTGCTGGCCCCGTCCTCGGTTCCGGAGATCATCGAACTTATGGAACTGGCCTTCGAACTGGCCGACACCTACCGCAACCCGGTCCTCGTTCTGGGGGACGGGGTGCTGGGCCAGATGATGGAACCGGTCGCGGTGCACGAGGAGAAACCGGTCATCCTGCCCGAGAAACCCTGGGCCGTCACCGGGCAGGGAGACCGGCCGGAGCGGAACATCATCAGTTCCCTGCATATCGTGCCCGAAGATAACGAACGCTTTAACCGGGAACTGGAGCGGGTTCAAAAGGAAATCCGGCGGCGGGAGCAGCGCGCCGAGGAATATCGGCTGGACGATGCCGACCTGATCCTGGTGGCTTTCGGCACCGTGGCCCGGGTGGCCAAGGCGGTGGTGGACCGGGCCCGCGCCGAGGGCTTGCGGGTCGGATTGATCAGACCCGTCACCCTGTGGCCTTTTCCGGACGACGCCGTCAGCCGGGCCGCGGCTCGGGTGGACGGCTTCCTGGTGGTCGAGATGAACCTCGGTCAGATGGTCGAGGATGTGCGGCTCGCCGTGAACGGGCGAAAGCCGGTCCATTTCTATGGCCGGCCCGGCGGAACGGTGCCCACGGTGCGGGAGGTCTGGAACGAAGTCAAGCGGATCAAGGAGGTGACCGGCGATAAAGAAGATCTTCGAGCGGCCGCAGGCACTAACGGATAA
- a CDS encoding 4Fe-4S dicluster domain-containing protein — protein sequence MGSVTFREERCKGCGLCVQFCPKKIIVLGSHFNSLGFHPAMVANGAQCTGCAVCAWMCPDLVIEVAKVQRPTARRESIAF from the coding sequence TTGGGCAGCGTCACTTTTCGAGAGGAGCGGTGCAAAGGCTGCGGCCTGTGTGTGCAGTTCTGTCCCAAAAAGATCATCGTCCTGGGGAGCCACTTTAACTCCCTGGGCTTCCACCCGGCGATGGTTGCCAATGGGGCGCAGTGCACCGGTTGCGCGGTGTGCGCCTGGATGTGCCCCGACCTGGTGATCGAGGTTGCCAAGGTACAGAGACCGACGGCGAGGAGGGAGTCAATTGCCTTCTAA